The stretch of DNA TCATGTGGTCTTTTCtgacagctcttacactaaaagcaCATTATAATGTTCACAGTATTCCAACCTTAGTGTGAAAATATAACACATAGGAAAATCactgactgcactgggcctttaatgacAAAGCTGAAGAACAAGGCACTCAGTTTAGCCCTGCCAGCTCTCCTCCCAAAACGGAGTTATAAACTACACATTTTAACACTGCCCGAGTACCAGTGAGCGCTTTCCATGGTGCTGATCATGACAAAGGGTAGCAACATCAGCCTTGTGCTGGCCAGGGTTCTGGAACCTCAGATACCACCATCATACCAAATGACTTCtaaagcagggctctccaaccctaatctagcacacatGATTCTAATAACCAGCTCATAGATAAGATgaaatcaggttagttacaacagGGGTTGGAGCAAAAAAACTAGACTGAGTGTAGCTTTCTAGGAACAAATTGGGGAGCCCTGCTCTAAAAAGGTACAGTCCAAATGACAAATTGTTACAACTTCTGGGAAACATAACTTTTTTTTAATTaagcaaaaaaacacaaaaaaaacattaataTGAACATAAACATCCCTGAACAATGTGGGGATGGAACTGCGGCTGTGTCAGAAATTACACCCCATtcccaacgtagtgcactacttttgaccagccctatggatgccatttcagacacagccactGACTAGAAAAGTGCAACAGAGGAACAATGGAATAAACTTGACAAATTAACATTTACAGGCATAGGGTGAATGTGAGTGGGTGAATAGTAGAGggaccctgcctccctccccgcATCCCCAGTGCTTGGTTACATGCTGGGAGGGATAAAGTGCCCTTGGTGTATGGGTGCAGTGACATAGTTGACTGGGTGATTGGAGGGGCAGTAGGATGCAAGCACACGGGGTTGGGCAGGGCCTGAGTTCCAGGGTGTGAGGTAGTGGTAGGTGGCAGAAAGCATCGGAACATAAGGCTCGTAGGTGTGGATAGGGGGTTGGCTGCACTGGTCCTGAACCAAGGGGTAGAACACTATGCCTGGGGCTCCTGCTGAGGGAGGGTCCATGACCAGGGGGTTGCCTGGTAGAGAGGAAAAGGTTGGGGGTGAGGACAAATGTGAGAttaagaaaaaaatgtttttatggaTCACAGAGTCACGTTTGATACTTGAGGTTTTAACATCCTCGTTACAAAATCTGACACTGAAGTCAGATCTTATTCAATGCAGATGTGCCATTTCATAATGCAGAGGTTTGAGGCAGAGGGATGGCACTGACCGTTGGCAGGAATGTCTCCCTGGCCATCAGGCCCAGTTCTCCCAGGCTCTGGGTAGGACTGGGGGGCTGTGTGATCAGAGGGAGGGGAGGCAGCGGGCTGCTGATAAACCTGCTGCATCTGCACCACGGAGTGCCAGTAGCTCTGCTGGTACCACTGTTTCAACACAGAAATAGGCACACTGTTTTCATTCAAAAGACATGTCTTGTCTCATGACCAGTTACCCATACTACactgaaaaatataaaaatgcaacaatggtgttggtaccatgtttcatgacctgaaataaaagatcccagaagttttccatacacacaaaaagcttattttgctCAAATTTGTTTTCATGCTGTTCAGTGATAATTTATCCATGATATgccacacaggtgcaccttgtgccggggaaaAAAGGCCACTAAAACGTGTCACAgcacaattccacagatgtcccaagttgagtgtgcaattggcatgctgactgcaggaatgtccaccagaactgttgccagataatttaatgctCATTTCCCTACCCTTAAGCCACCGCTATCATTTTAGAGTATTTGGCaatacatccaaccagcctcacaatagtagaccacgtgtatggtgtagagtgggcgagcggttttctgatgtcaacattgtggggaAAAAGTagcccatggtggcagtggggttatggtatgggcaggcataagcgaCGGACAACGAacccaattgcattttatcgatggcaatttcaaTGCCCAGAAAttccgtgacgagatcctgaggcccattttatTTAAGGTATGTGTGACCAACATACACATAtcagtattcccagtcatgtgaaaatcatagattagggcataatgaGTTTTTCAATTGACCAATTTCCTCAAatgaacagtaactcagtaaaaatcaatgaaattgttgcatgttgagtttatatttttgtacagtAAATgatacagggctctccaaccctgttcctggagagctaccctcctgtaggttcactccaacctgATACAGTTTACTAACCAGATAATTATTagtcaggtgtgctagattagggttggagaagaaaaaaaaactacagGACTTGTAGTAAAGGGTTGGAGAACCCTGCTATATATtcggccgtcattgtgaataagaatttgttaactgacttgcctagttaaatataaattTGATCCCCTTTACTTACTTGGACTCCTAAATTAAAGTAATATTGGATGACCTTGCAATCTATAAAAAGAAATACATTTAGTTACAATTACTGTCACATTTTCAAATTCAACCATTAGAAGTTTACAACTTGAACACAAAAGTTATGGGGCAGCGTTTCTCTGACCTCGTGGAAGGTCATTGCCGTTGGGGTCATATGAGTATGGTGGAGGTGGTGAGGCGCTGACTGCTTCCCCCATGTCATTCACAAaccagggagaggaaggaggaaacTGCATGGATAAAACTAAAAACAAGCAAAATAGATATCCGTTAGACAACTCATTATGTCCAACCATAACTTATATAGAGCGGGTACCTGGTCTGCCCATAGTGTGTGGGGGCATGGGAGCCCCCTCTGGATGGCTTGAGGGTGGAGCCATTGGTGCTGGGGGGATCTGAGAGCTGCTAGCGGAAGAGCTGGTGGTGAAGATAGCTGCTGGAGCTGTGCTTACAGCCTGTGAAGAGGTGATAACTGCAGACTTCACCACCACCTGAGGAAACAAAACATTAAATAACCCTCAGACTACAACACAGACAATTCATGCTTAAATTCAATGTCATGtttaaaaaattatttaatagttttgcCTAATCCAAAGACGTACATTCTACAGTTTACAAAATGCCTTAAAGCAGCTGCGTATACATTAAACACCTGTTCTCCCGCCAAAATGTGACAACAGTTCTGTAAAGCGGATGGTGAGGGATCCAGTACCTGCTGTGAGTAGCTGTAGGTAGCTACGCCCTCTTGTGGCGAGCCGGCACGAGATCCTCCCTCTTCAATGGTCTAGAAATAAATACATAAAGACAGGAACGCAGTCAAAACAGATCAGCCCCAATAAGCACATCAATTGAATACATATAATCATCCCACGTGTGAAACTTATTAACCTTAGTTTCAACCCCCACAAAAAGTGAAGGGCAATTTGAGAAGATATATAATGGATATTTTGAGTACCAGGTTGGCAGTGGACTCTGCCGCAGCATACATAGACGGGCTCTGGAACCCTGGGTCTGCAAGATGAAGAGACTTCAAAAGATAATTGTGCACTTTTATCCACATTGTACGAGGGGTCTCCATATCATGAGCCTTTACTGCTGCCAAATGACATCAGTTGGGAAATGGAATAGCCTAATCTGTCTCTACATAACCAGTTAAAATAATGCATCTACAGATCATAATGAAAATGGTGAACAAGGACTGTCCTAGCAATTCTTCCATACTTCATGGAAATCTCCAcagcaggtgaagtcactcaccTTGAGCAGTATAGATGTACTCCTCAGAATATTCACCTGAGACAGATAAACATAGATTTTCTCCATTTACATTCAAATCCGCTTTCAAGTTGAACAAATTCATTTGATCAAGACAGCGTCACCGGACAGGCCTACCCTGGTCGCCACCATTGCTCCTCTCATCGGCGTCCTCCTCTGATGAGTTCATGGCCTGCTTCCCAGACATGGGAATGGGGCTCAGCCCCCGCTGCATCCAGTAGGTAGGGGGTGCTGGAACCATGGGGTTTGCTACAGCCTGTCCCTAAAGAGTTACAAAGCAGACAGCAGGTTGACTGTGGAATATGCATGCTCCCAACTATCGAAATCCGAACCTTGAGGGCTTATGTGCTACTTCGTTACCGGCAAGGGAGGGAAAGGGGTCTCATCTCCCTCCTCAATCTCGTAGAAGGTGATTGTTCCTTCCATGTCCTGTGCCTCCTCGTCCGCCTCTGGGACATAGCTGAACTGGCACTCTTTGTTGACAGCATGCATCTGGCGCCTGCTTCGGCTGCAAGAGCTCAAGTGAATACGCATACATTTATAACCACAAGCACTCAGTCACTGCTCAGCATTGCTTAGGAGATGATTAAAAGAAGTCTATTACCGTGACCTGAATGAGTAGTTGTCGAAGCTCTGGTAGCAGCGTTTTCCTGGGTGAGGGTAGTATGCCGCCTCTGGCCCAATAAAGTGATGCCTGTTCAAGAAAGACTAAACTTTTGAACAGAACCCAGATTGGCAACATCATTCAGTAGATACCAAAATTAGATAATTCAATAGTAAGGAACATGGCCTTATTTCCCAAAAAGTGTATATAGAAACAAAATCAGTAATGGTGCACTACAGGAACTTTCAATTGTGTATAACAGCAGCCGTGTGAATGAGTTCTCAAACCTGctgttttaaatcaaatcaaatttatttatatagcccttcgtacatcagctgatatctcaaagtgctgtacagaaacccagcctaaaaccccaaacagcaagcaatgcaggtgtagaagcacctttacTATTTAAGTAGCAAGCACACAGACCTGGGTGGGCCATATCCTCGCGGGGGCCTAGGTGGAGGATGTGGGTGATACTGTTCATAGGGCAGTGTCCCTGGTGGTGGTGCGGGGGCATACATGCCAGGGGCGCGCCCAGGGGGTATGCCGCCAGGGCCTGGCCGAAAGCGGGGAGGCTGGGATCGATTGTAAGACACCATCAGCATCTCCTTCCCTCTGGGCTTCTTAAAGAAGCGCCGCCGGCCTCTCACCTCGGAGTctgggggaggggagaagaggtaaCAGACAAAGTTGTACAAGTCAACTTTAATGGTCTGAAGCCAATATATGTCACTGCTATTAGAAGCTTACTAGCTAAAACCATCTAAAAAGGTTAAAGGGTATACAGACCCATCTCTCCAGGATACTGCTCAGGCCTGCCCTTGCGGCTCGGGGTGATGTTCCAGGCAGGGACAGGGTTCACAGGCTTCAAGTTAGTCAGAGACACAAGATGTCTGAAAGTGGTGGGGTAGAGAGAAGTCTCAAATCAAATATTAAAAACATCACTGTGTAGAAGGCAATTCaccatatatacactatactgtatgaCTGACAATAGGATGATGCAAGGCCAGGGGCAATCATTCATGCACCAGAATACTAAAATAAGCACACATTGATGAGTGCTGTGCAGTAGTGCCTGTTTGTAAGTCAATTTGGGGTGTTTTAAAAGAGAGACAAGTATCTCACTTTTCTCCAAGCTCTTCGATGAACACTGTCACAGCACTGGGGTGAGTGCCCACCTCCTGAATGAAGGCATTGTAATACTTCCCTTTGGGGTCGAGACGAACCTGCATAGGAGACATGGGCTAACCTTACGGTCATGGAGTATGTTCGGAGTACGGtctgcacaaaaaaaaaaaaactcactaAGAATCTTAAATGAATGGATAAATTAGATTACCTGACACTTATCTCCCAAGAAGTACTGTCTTCCAGCAAACACCATGTAATCAGTCTTCTGCATTTCTGTTTCAGAGACAAGACATTATATGCCATTCCAGAATGCCCAATTATAGGTGAAAAAAAACATGGTATGTGGCATGAGCATATCAACCCCGTGTGAATATTCAGCACAGATAAGTTCTGCACTGCATGGATCTTGAAACATGTTATTTATAACTAAAGTTTCACAGTCACCTTAACAGTTCCACTTTATCACAAGAATTCCAACTCAAGTTGTCCCAAAAGGGGCAACATGGCATACCTTTGCGACTGTCATGCCATACATCGAACTCTACATTTCTGTACATCTCAGAATCCAGTGCTTTGAGCACCTTATACGGGAGAGAAAGTTTTGCTGGTCCATCTGGAGTcttgggaagagaaagagaggagagactgtatgTGCTCCTAGAATCTAGTCTGTCTATCTCAGTAATGTTATAAACTACAACACCTCAGAGGTGGTAACCAGACCGCTTTCTAAAACATAGAAAACGTTGTCACCTTTGCTTCCTCTACTCCAGGCCTGGCTTTGTCCTCTGTGCGATTGTACCCATTGAGCTCCCAATCCTCCCTACAAGAGTAAACAATTATACTTGACAAAAAAAAGCAAGTTCACAATGACTATTCCAATATATAGATGCAGGGGCAATTTATACATACTGTAGGTAACTGGAAGACCATAAGGCAGGTTTAGTCAGGAGGACTTTCTGTAATTCAAAAGGATTGTGCAGAACAAGACTTCACCTCTGAGTCTGACCCCTGTCCTCAGGGGTGTCATAGCCTGCGTCCTCACTGCACACTGATAGGCTGTTCCTATAGCGACGACCTCCTCCACGGAACCCCTCCAAAGCTCCCTGCAACTCGCCCTCCTCAACACCAAGGACTTGCGTGTACAGCAGTTCATACAACAGAGCTGGATTCaattgaaaaaaaagggggaaaaaagtaCACTTCCTTTAGACCACATGGAACTATTGCTCATTACAATTTTGACTAACTACAATCAATGAGTAGCTAGTTATAAGACTTAAGAGTGAAGACATCCACTGGTTCCTCAGAATTCTGATGGACTGTGAGAGTACTGACCCTGACACAGCGCTGCATCGATCGGGTAGTTCCTGGGATACACAATGTCGTAGTGGCCATTGTTGGAGCAACACAGCAAAATCTGTAATAAGTGTAATGCATGTTATCCCCATCACTCGTTTAACCATTCAATGGTGAAAAGATAGAAGCTGGTATACTGAAAATGTAGAAGTATTGGACTTTTTGAAATGACGGTAGTCTTCTCAAAGGATAAAATGAGAGCAGCACCCTCTAGCGGACAAACCAAAGTCTCACACGGCATCGCACCTTTCCACACACCTGCTTCAATTAGCAATGTGATTCAGTTTTTCCTGGTAATTACTTCACTAGTCAGGCATTTGAGATGCTTCAGGGCCTGGGTTCAAGTGGGCTGTGCTGAACCACACACATTCTTACCTTCTCCACGTACTCTTTCTCAGTTATCTCAGTTGGTGGCTTCCCAGGGTACCTGTATATGAGGAAGCACCGCCTTCCACACAGTGAAAATGTGAGAACACACTCATTTCAGGTtccattaaaaacaaaaaaaaatgccATTCACAAATCTCATTTTACAATGTCCTGTCAGCCAACAAAGGTAGTACAACCTGGGGGTGTATAACTCAATACATTGTGGAGCACATACCTGTACAACAACGACAATGCCTTTATCTCAACTTGTCCAGCGGTTTCCTttagaaaaatatatttatattgcaTACAGTCCATGGTCTGAATCTGACCCATGTATTGTGCAATGAACTTGTATAGTCGTTTTAAACATGTAGTTTTAAACATACCGTGGGGTCCTCCAGACGTTCCAGATACTTCTCAAATGACCCCTCAACAAACTGAGAGAAAGcatgtcatttagcagaagccCTTATCCAGCGCGACTTAAGAGtatagtgagtgcatacattttcgtacTGGTCTCCCGTACGAGTACCATGTgctaccaactaagccacagcccAGGCCTACTGATAAAGCATGTCACGATAATGTAATTATAGACTTGCTCTGTACTGTGATTATTGTGCTTGCAACTTACAGGTTCAAAATCGCATCGGTTTGCCCTCATGAAGGTGACACAATCTTTCCTTATCTTTTGTTGAAAATTCTGTGAGTAATAAAGCTTGAGAAAAGGAAAGAAATACCGGTAAATTATTACCACAGGTTTTTGTATTTGGTCACTTCGCGCCCTGTGAAGCATTATTGTGTGCGTTCCATGTTTCAACTCCGGCCACTTCATCAGTATCAATAATTTAGCAGTCAACCAAAAGAACCCATGAGTTCCCAAACGACACatcccaacaacaaaaaaagacaacTTTTCTATTTTCACACCATGAATTCAGTCAAAGTTAAGAACAGTAAtattttctctttattttcaaaaCGTTGGACGTGAAATGCAAtgcaattgttgttgttttttaaagtgACGTTTGCGAAATTGGCTTTAGCCTACCTGCTCAGAGACAGCTCGAAATAGACAGGACGCGTCTCTTGCCATCATTTTCCGGTAGAGACCGATGCTGGCTAGATACTCGTCCATGTTGACAAAATACTTCTTCAGAGCTTTCTGCATCTTTTTAAAGAGATTGCAAATAAAAAACGATAGCTATGCAAAGCTTCATAACTTCACGCGTAGACGAAAAAGAACACGACGATCGAAAGTTTCCTTTCGAATCGCAATAAGGAAACAGCTGCTACAAATGAGCCCTGATTGCCGAGGTCATTTCGCCGTCACTCGGCCAAACCGTTGAAAAACGTATTGAACATTCTTGTATTTGATTGGTTAcactaaacttttttttaaatatatatatatatatatactttatccTCGAAATAGTACCCTACATTCAATTATGATTGCCCATTGTGTCTATATACTTGTCGTCTCccatgagtaaaaaaaaaaaagctgctcCACAGTAGGAAGAGAATTATGAACCTGATTTAGAGGAAACACAATCGCAAACGATTTCTACATGTTGTCAAACTGGCAACATGTGGCTGCGGTACAACATAGTAAAGCAACGTTTTCTTGATTTAATCACTAGTCAAGGTAAATTTGAAGAACAACAGTTTACAGTCTGAAAACAATATGCTGTCACATTAGACAGTGTCTTGCCTCAAATGTATTTCCCTtccttctccccccctctgtaATTCCTATTTTTCCCCCACCTCGGATTGGAACCTACAGCACCCATCTGGAGTGGAGACAGATTACAGGCTACATCAATATTGTGAGTtcaaatgttgttgcctactgttaataatacagtgcattcggaaagtattcagaccccttgacttttccatattttgttatgctacagccttattctaaaatggattgaattgttttccccctcatcaatctacacacaataatgacaaagcaaaaacaggtgtttagaCATTTGTTCAAATGTATACAACCCCCccacacagaaatagaaatatcacattaacataaggattcagacccttcactcagtactttgttgaagcacctttggcagcgattacagccttgagtcttcttgggtatctcacacctgtatttggggagtttctcccattcttcgctgcagatcctttcaagctctgtcaggttgggtggggagtGTCGCTtaacagctatttccaggtctctccaggtTCTGTCCACCACAGCCCATCGGTCTACAGGTAGTGAGCACTGACAGGAAAAGACATTGAAAAGTTTCAACGGATAACAGCTGAGATGCGGAAGGTCTGAGATGCCCCCGGACACTGAGACTTCCTTAAGAGCATGATATGTGAACCTCTCGGGCTGCTGCGCTGTGATCGTTGCTGCGGTGTGGAGGTGAAAACCTAAACATGTATAATGTTATAAAGAGATTCTGTTTGGAGATATGAAAAAAGACAGTATTATTCTGCTGTTGAATAGAACACTAGTGTGAATATTCAAACCCCTGTATGAATAGAACACTGGTGTAGAGGAGGAATTTGTGATGTAACAAGtgtataatgggttactagagatAAAGTAACATAATATGGAGTATAATGTGTTATTATGGCGATCTGATGAAGTAAGacgagaaaaataataataataccacgAGTGGTGACAAGTATTCTGAGGATTGTTCAGAGTGGTCCCTTTACGGATCATTTCTATGATAAGGTTAAAGCATTGTACGGGACATGACTTACCCCTAACCAATACAACTATAAATAGAACCAATGAATGTTGAACATGGTTTTCTGTTAACTAAACTTAAGGCTACAATTTATTGTACTCCTGATGTAGTTTTTATTGATATCCCAAACGATGAGATATTAAACCAATGAGTAAGCAGGCAAATTGAACCACTCCCCCAGGAGGAGTGGGGGTCTGACACTGCCTCCCAGTTTATTTTGTCTCAGGCACCAGAAATATTATGGATAGAACATTCCAATGACAGTGGAGTGATAGGCAGTGCTAGCCCAGTTATAATAATTGTTTATCTCTCCCCTTCTGAATTGACCAATGAATTTGATACATTTGGCCACATTACATAttcatcttttttatttttatttaaaaaaaacatttaataagTGTGAAGCAGAAAGTGACAGAAATTTGAAATAAATATATCGAGTAACATTGTGTAacggatctcgtcctcctcttctcctctcctcctcaataTTTTAGTAATTTGAAGAAGATTGAGcattctacagttgaagtcggatgtttacacacacttaggttggagtcattaaaactcttttcaaccactccacaaatttcttgttaaaaaactatagttttggcaagtcagttaggacatctactttgtgcatgacataagtaatttttccaacaattgtttacagacagattatttaacttataattcactgtatcacaattccagtgggtcagatgtttacatacactaaattgactgtgcctttaaacagcttggaaaattccagaaaattatgtcatggctttagaagcttctgataggctaattgacatcatttgagtcaattgggggtgtacctgtgaatctatttcaaggcctaccttcaaactcagtgcctctttgtttgacatcatgggaaaatcaaaagaaatcagccaagacctcagaaaataattttagacctccacaagtctggttcatccttgggagcaatttccaaacgcctgaaggtaccacgttcatctgtacaaacaatagtacgcaagtataaacactatggaccacgcagccgtcatacccctcaggaaggagacgcgttctgtctcctagagatgaacgtactttggtgcaaaaagtgcaaatcaatctcagaacaacagcaaaggaccttgtgaagatcctggaggaaacctgtacaaaagtatctatatccacagtaaaatgagtcctatatcgacttaACCGCTCAgctaggaagaagccactgctcaaaaaccgccataaaaaaagccatctacggtttgcaactgcacattgggacaaagatggtactttttggagaaatgtcctctggtctgcagttctacaaaaatagaactgtttggccataatgaccatcgttatgtttagaggaaaaatggggagtcttgcaagtcgaagaacactatcccaaccgtgatgcacgggggtggcagcatcatgttgtgcaggagggactggtgcacttcacaaaatagatggcatcatgaggaggaaaattatgtggatatattgaagcaacatctcaagacatcagtcagaaagttaaagcttggttgcaaatgggtcttcaaaatggacaatgaccccaagcatacttccaaagttgtggcaaaatggcttaaggacaacaaagtcaaggtattggagtggccatcacaaagccctgacctcaatcccatagaaaatttgtgggcagaactgaaaaagcatgtacgagcaagaaggcctacaaacctgactcagttacaccaactctgtgggccaaaatgggccaaaattagattgatgaggaaaatgttttatttcataaattttggaataaggctgtagcataacaaaatgtggaaaaagtcaagggttctgagtactttacgaatgcactgtatgtataaaaTATTAATAGATCATTGTAGCCTACCAGTGTGTAGGCCTTAGATTGCGTGTTTAACTCGGGGTTAAAGCCACAATCCTGAGTTTGTGTGTCAACCCAATGGCAGCCCCACCACTTCATTTGGTAACCTAACACCGAGGGATGGGGCTGGGTATCACTTAGCCTAAACATCAGATTGTTACCATGGTTATTCCATGGATTTTCAGTCCGACCGAAGTCGCCCTAAAAAAGATGGCTAAAAGGATATTTACACTTACTTCACCGGTTGCACATGCTGTTGGTCCTTTTGCCGGTAGGAGGTGGAGATACGGTGTCTTcagcaagtattcacaccccttgcctttttccacattttgttgtgttacagcctgaatttaaaatagattaaattgagattttgtgtcactgatctacagacaatacccatgatgtcaaagtgataagtattcaaccgctttattatggcaagcctaaatctgTTAAGGAGTGAAAATGTAGTtccatggactctgtgtgcaataacattgtttaacatgatttttaaatgactacctcatctctgtaccccacacatacaattatctgtaaggtccctcagtccagcAGTGAATGTCAagtacagattcaaccacaaagaccagggaggttttacgatggttcgcaaagaagggcacccattggtagatgggtaaaaaaaagaagcagacattgaatatccctttgagcatggtgcagttataATTTACATTTTGGATCACGGTCACGACAAAGATACAGGCACtgaaggaaaccactcagagaTTTCCCTGTGCAGTCACCACCATGCGTGAaaatggagagtggtactcagttatgtgttatgttggatttgccccaaacataactctttgtattcaggacaaaaagttcatttctttgccacctTTGCTGCAAAGAACAAATGTGGCAaattcaccattggcctcatgcaTAATGTTATTGGTATGcgtgtcatcagcaaggactaagGAGTATCTTTTTAGTATAAAAATGAACTAAACTGTGCTAAGCACAGGCACAACCatagaggaaaacatggttcagtcttctttacaacagacactgggagacaaattcacctttcagccaGACAATAATctcaaacacaaggacaaatctacactggagttgcttaccaagatgactgggtggcctagttacagttttgacttaaattgtctcgaaaatctatggcaagacttgaaaatggctttctagcaatgatcaacaaccaacttggcaGAGCTTGAATTTTTGTTTGAAAAACAATCATGTGCAAATATTAtacaattcaggtgtgcaaagctcttagagacttaaccagaaagactcacagctgtaatcgccaccaaaggtgtttctaacatgtattatcTCAGGGGAGTGAATACTTATCTAGTCAAGATGTATTAGTGTATCACCCCTCCATTTTTATGTtccagagtattttgtgtagattgttgacaaaaatgacaattaaatccattttaatcccactttgtaacacaacaaaatgtggaaaaactcaaggggtgtgaatactttctgaaggcactgtagggtATCCACAGGAAAGGGTTGTTTCCCTGAA from Oncorhynchus kisutch isolate 150728-3 linkage group LG28, Okis_V2, whole genome shotgun sequence encodes:
- the alg13 gene encoding putative bifunctional UDP-N-acetylglucosamine transferase and deubiquitinase ALG13 isoform X2, translating into MQKALKKYFVNMDEYLASIGLYRKMMARDASCLFRAVSEQLYYSQNFQQKIRKDCVTFMRANRCDFEPFVEGSFEKYLERLEDPTETAGQVEIKALSLLYRRCFLIYRYPGKPPTEITEKEYVEKILLCCSNNGHYDIVYPRNYPIDAALCQALLYELLYTQVLGVEEGELQGALEGFRGGGRRYRNSLSVCSEDAGYDTPEDRGQTQREDWELNGYNRTEDKARPGVEEAKTPDGPAKLSLPYKVLKALDSEMYRNVEFDVWHDSRKEMQKTDYMVFAGRQYFLGDKCQVRLDPKGKYYNAFIQEVGTHPSAVTVFIEELGEKHLVSLTNLKPVNPVPAWNITPSRKGRPEQYPGEMDSEVRGRRRFFKKPRGKEMLMVSYNRSQPPRFRPGPGGIPPGRAPGMYAPAPPPGTLPYEQYHPHPPPRPPRGYGPPRHHFIGPEAAYYPHPGKRCYQSFDNYSFRSRRSRRQMHAVNKECQFSYVPEADEEAQDMEGTITFYEIEEGDETPFPPLPGQAVANPMVPAPPTYWMQRGLSPIPMSGKQAMNSSEEDADERSNGGDQGEYSEEYIYTAQDPGFQSPSMYAAAESTANLTIEEGGSRAGSPQEGVATYSYSQQVVVKSAVITSSQAVSTAPAAIFTTSSSASSSQIPPAPMAPPSSHPEGAPMPPHTMGRPVLSMQFPPSSPWFVNDMGEAVSASPPPPYSYDPNGNDLPRDCKVIQYYFNLGVQWYQQSYWHSVVQMQQVYQQPAASPPSDHTAPQSYPEPGRTGPDGQGDIPANGNPLVMDPPSAGAPGIVFYPLVQDQCSQPPIHTYEPYVPMLSATYHYLTPWNSGPAQPRVLASYCPSNHPVNYVTAPIHQGHFIPPSM